A stretch of Sinorhizobium meliloti DNA encodes these proteins:
- the topA gene encoding type I DNA topoisomerase has product MNVVVVESPSKAKTINKYLGPGYKVLASFGHVRDLPAKDGSVRPDEDFEMSWEVDGASAKRMKDIADAVKSSDGLILATDPDREGEAISWHVLDLLRKKKVIGDKPVKRVVFNAITKKAVLDAMAEPRDIDASLVDAYLARRALDYLVGFNLSPVLWRKLPGARSAGRVQSVALRLVCDREAEIERFVTEEYWNISALLKTPRGDEFEARLVSADGKRLPPKAIGNGEEANRLKSLLDGASYVVESVEAKPVKRNPSPPFTTSTLQQAASSKLGFSASRTMQVAQKLYEGVDIGGETVGLITYMRTDGVQMAPEAIEAARQAIGSQFGERYLPEKPRFYSTKAKNAQEAHEAIRPTDFDRTPDQVRRFLDGDMLRLYDLVWKRGIASQMASAEIERTTAEIVADNAGKKAGLRATGSVIRFDGFIAAYTDMKEDGEQADDGDEDGRLPEINARENLAKQKINASQHFTEPPPRYSEATLIKKMEELGIGRPSTYAATVTTLIDRDYVEIDKRKLVPQAKGRLVTAFLESFFTRYVEYDFTASLEEKLDQISAGELNWKDVLRDFWKDFFSQIEDTKELRVTNVLDALNEELAPLVFPKREDGGDPRICQVCGTGKLSLKLGKYGAFVGCSNYPECNYTRQLSSDSNGDAEAAAANEPQSLGKDPHTGEEITLRNGRFGPYVQRGDGKEAKRASLPKGWTPAAIDHEKALALLSLPRDIGPHPESGKMISTGIGRYGPFVLHNGTYANLESVEDVFSIGLNRAISVLADKQSKGAGGGRASAAALKELGEHPDGGAITVRDGRFGPYVNWGKVNATLPRGKDPQSVTVEEALALIAEREAKGGVTKGKAAKGKPTGGKSAGTKSAKAASAGTAKAEKPKSAAKTKTKAAAKAKKD; this is encoded by the coding sequence ATGAATGTTGTAGTGGTGGAATCGCCTTCCAAGGCCAAGACGATCAACAAGTACCTGGGCCCAGGCTACAAGGTGCTTGCCTCGTTCGGCCACGTGCGTGACCTGCCTGCCAAGGACGGATCGGTTCGCCCCGACGAAGACTTCGAGATGTCCTGGGAGGTCGACGGCGCTTCCGCCAAGCGGATGAAGGACATTGCCGACGCGGTGAAATCGTCCGACGGACTCATTCTGGCAACCGACCCCGACCGCGAGGGCGAGGCGATTTCCTGGCATGTGCTCGACCTTCTCAGGAAGAAGAAGGTCATCGGCGACAAGCCGGTCAAGCGAGTCGTCTTCAATGCGATCACCAAGAAGGCCGTGCTCGATGCGATGGCCGAACCCCGCGACATCGATGCCTCTCTGGTCGACGCATATCTCGCACGCCGCGCTCTCGACTACCTCGTCGGCTTCAATCTTTCGCCCGTGCTCTGGCGCAAGCTGCCGGGCGCACGCTCGGCGGGCCGCGTGCAATCGGTGGCGCTGCGCCTCGTCTGCGACCGCGAGGCGGAGATCGAGCGCTTCGTCACCGAAGAATACTGGAACATCTCGGCGCTTCTGAAGACACCGCGCGGCGACGAATTCGAAGCGCGCCTCGTTTCGGCCGACGGCAAGCGGCTGCCGCCGAAGGCGATCGGCAATGGCGAGGAAGCCAATCGGTTGAAGTCCCTGCTCGACGGCGCGAGCTACGTCGTCGAGAGCGTCGAGGCCAAGCCGGTCAAACGCAATCCCTCCCCGCCCTTCACCACTTCGACGCTGCAGCAGGCCGCCTCCTCGAAGCTCGGCTTCTCGGCATCGCGCACCATGCAGGTGGCGCAGAAGCTCTATGAAGGCGTCGATATCGGCGGAGAAACCGTAGGTCTCATCACCTATATGCGAACGGACGGCGTGCAGATGGCGCCGGAAGCGATCGAGGCCGCGCGCCAGGCCATCGGCAGCCAGTTCGGAGAGCGTTATCTTCCGGAAAAGCCGCGCTTCTATTCCACCAAGGCAAAGAATGCCCAGGAAGCGCACGAGGCCATTCGCCCGACCGATTTCGACCGCACGCCCGACCAGGTCCGGCGCTTCCTCGACGGCGACATGCTGAGACTGTACGATCTTGTCTGGAAGCGCGGCATCGCGAGCCAGATGGCGTCTGCGGAGATCGAGCGCACCACCGCCGAGATCGTTGCCGACAATGCCGGCAAGAAGGCGGGCCTCAGGGCAACCGGCTCGGTCATCCGCTTCGACGGCTTCATCGCTGCCTATACCGACATGAAGGAAGACGGCGAGCAGGCGGATGACGGCGACGAGGACGGCCGCCTTCCGGAAATCAACGCACGCGAAAATCTTGCCAAGCAGAAGATCAACGCCAGCCAGCACTTCACCGAGCCGCCGCCGCGCTATTCGGAAGCGACGCTCATCAAGAAGATGGAAGAACTTGGCATCGGCCGCCCGTCCACCTATGCGGCGACCGTCACGACCCTCATCGACCGTGACTATGTGGAGATCGACAAGCGCAAGCTGGTGCCGCAGGCGAAAGGCCGTCTGGTCACTGCGTTCCTCGAAAGCTTCTTCACCCGCTATGTAGAATATGATTTCACCGCGTCGCTCGAGGAGAAACTCGACCAGATTTCGGCAGGCGAACTCAATTGGAAGGACGTGCTGCGCGACTTCTGGAAGGACTTCTTCTCCCAGATCGAGGACACCAAGGAACTGCGCGTCACCAACGTGCTCGATGCGCTCAACGAGGAACTGGCTCCGCTCGTCTTCCCGAAGCGGGAAGATGGCGGCGACCCGCGCATTTGTCAGGTCTGCGGCACCGGCAAGCTGTCCCTGAAGCTCGGCAAATACGGCGCTTTCGTCGGATGCTCCAATTACCCGGAATGCAACTACACGCGCCAACTCTCCTCCGACAGCAACGGTGACGCCGAAGCAGCTGCAGCGAACGAGCCGCAAAGCCTCGGCAAGGATCCGCATACCGGCGAGGAAATCACGCTGCGCAACGGCCGCTTCGGCCCCTATGTCCAGCGCGGCGACGGCAAGGAGGCGAAACGCGCCAGCCTGCCGAAGGGTTGGACGCCGGCGGCGATCGATCACGAGAAGGCCCTCGCCCTGCTCTCCCTGCCGCGCGATATCGGGCCGCATCCGGAAAGCGGCAAGATGATCTCCACCGGCATCGGCCGCTATGGCCCCTTCGTGCTTCACAACGGCACCTATGCCAATCTGGAATCCGTCGAGGACGTCTTCTCTATCGGTCTGAACCGCGCGATTTCCGTCCTTGCCGACAAGCAGTCCAAAGGGGCTGGCGGCGGACGCGCTAGCGCGGCGGCCCTCAAGGAGCTTGGGGAACATCCGGACGGCGGCGCGATTACTGTTCGCGACGGACGCTTCGGGCCCTACGTCAACTGGGGCAAGGTGAATGCCACGCTGCCGAGGGGTAAGGACCCGCAATCGGTCACGGTCGAGGAAGCGCTTGCGCTCATCGCCGAGCGCGAAGCGAAAGGCGGCGTGACCAAGGGCAAGGCGGCAAAGGGAAAGCCGACCGGGGGAAAATCGGCCGGAACGAAGTCTGCCAAGGCTGCATCGGCCGGAACTGCGAAAGCGGAGAAGCCGAAATCAGCAGCGAAGACGAAAACGAAAGCGGCCGCGAAGGCCAAGAAGGACTGA
- the dprA gene encoding DNA-processing protein DprA, giving the protein MPPGGARRTGTALSERQKIAWLRLIRSDNVGPATFRDLISHFGNAEAALEALPELSRRGGADRSFRIATVDEAERELEAAHRFGAVFVGIGEPDYPDALRQIDGAPPLLATKGNLNATARPSLGIVGSRNASVSGAKFAAMIARDAGAAGYVITSGLARGIDTAAHRASLRTGTIAVLAGGLDRPYPPENLGLLQEIVSGEGLAVSEMPFGWEPRARDFPRRNRLVAGISLGVAIVEAANRSGSLITARYAADFGRLVFAVPGSPLDPRCHGTNDLLKQGATVTTSSADVIEALAPLSRDDLFSRLEANEPSAEEPRPMPQPPDDTDRSRVVEALGPTPVEIDDLIRYTGLAAPQIHMVLVELDLAGQLCRHGGNLVSLATAE; this is encoded by the coding sequence ATGCCGCCGGGCGGCGCTCGACGGACCGGGACCGCGCTCAGCGAACGGCAGAAGATCGCATGGTTGCGGCTCATCCGAAGCGACAATGTCGGCCCGGCAACCTTCCGCGATCTGATCAGCCATTTCGGCAACGCAGAGGCGGCGCTCGAGGCGCTGCCGGAACTTTCGCGTCGTGGCGGGGCGGACCGGTCCTTCCGCATTGCCACGGTGGACGAAGCCGAGCGAGAACTCGAGGCCGCACACCGGTTCGGTGCCGTGTTCGTGGGCATCGGCGAACCCGATTATCCGGACGCGCTCAGACAGATCGACGGCGCCCCGCCGCTTCTCGCGACGAAGGGCAATTTGAACGCGACGGCCCGTCCCTCGCTTGGGATCGTCGGCTCACGCAATGCCTCGGTCAGCGGCGCGAAGTTCGCGGCGATGATCGCCCGCGACGCCGGAGCTGCCGGCTATGTCATCACATCAGGGCTCGCCCGCGGCATCGACACCGCCGCGCACCGCGCCAGTCTGCGGACAGGCACGATCGCCGTGCTCGCCGGTGGCCTCGACCGCCCCTACCCGCCGGAGAATCTCGGCCTCCTGCAGGAAATCGTCTCCGGCGAGGGGCTGGCGGTCAGCGAGATGCCCTTTGGCTGGGAACCGCGCGCCCGGGATTTCCCGAGACGAAACCGGCTCGTCGCGGGCATCAGCCTCGGTGTTGCGATCGTCGAAGCCGCGAACCGTTCAGGGTCACTGATCACTGCGCGCTATGCCGCCGATTTCGGCCGGCTGGTCTTTGCCGTTCCCGGGTCGCCTCTCGATCCGCGCTGTCATGGCACGAACGATCTCCTGAAACAGGGGGCGACCGTCACGACCTCTTCGGCGGACGTGATCGAGGCGCTGGCGCCTCTCAGCCGCGACGACCTTTTCTCGCGGCTGGAAGCCAACGAGCCAAGCGCCGAGGAGCCGCGGCCGATGCCGCAGCCGCCGGACGACACAGATCGCTCGCGCGTCGTCGAGGCTCTCGGGCCGACGCCGGTCGAGATCGACGATCTCATCCGATATACCGGCCTTGCCGCACCGCAGATCCATATGGTGCTCGTCGAACTGGATCTTGCCGGTCAGCTCTGCCGTCACGGAGGCAATCTCGTATCCCTCGCGACGGCCGAATGA
- the plsY gene encoding glycerol-3-phosphate 1-O-acyltransferase PlsY — MFSWQLGLPSTLACLVFGYLLGSIPFGLILTRMAGLGDVRKIGSGNIGATNVLRTGNRKLAAATLLLDALKGTAAAAIASYWGVEAGIAAGFAAFLGHLFPVWLSFRGGKGVATYIGVLLGLMPVMVLLFAAIWLAMAKITRYSSLSALVATAAVPIALYAAGNGKVAGLFAVMTAIAWIKHRANIQRLLSGTESRIGEKG, encoded by the coding sequence ATGTTTTCCTGGCAGTTGGGGCTGCCTTCGACTCTCGCATGCCTTGTTTTCGGTTATCTGCTGGGCTCGATCCCGTTCGGCCTCATTCTGACGCGGATGGCCGGCCTCGGTGACGTACGCAAGATCGGCTCCGGCAATATCGGCGCGACGAATGTGCTCAGAACCGGCAACAGGAAGCTTGCCGCCGCCACGCTGCTGCTCGATGCCCTGAAGGGCACGGCTGCCGCAGCGATCGCATCCTACTGGGGTGTCGAAGCGGGCATTGCCGCCGGTTTTGCCGCCTTTCTCGGACACCTTTTTCCCGTCTGGCTTTCCTTCAGGGGCGGCAAGGGCGTTGCGACCTATATCGGCGTACTGCTCGGCCTCATGCCGGTAATGGTGCTCCTTTTCGCAGCCATCTGGCTGGCGATGGCAAAGATCACCCGCTACTCCTCTCTTTCGGCACTCGTCGCGACCGCCGCCGTCCCCATCGCGCTCTATGCAGCCGGCAACGGCAAGGTGGCCGGGCTCTTTGCGGTCATGACGGCCATCGCCTGGATCAAGCACCGCGCCAACATCCAGCGACTCCTGAGCGGCACCGAAAGCCGGATCGGAGAAAAGGGCTGA